From a single Capsicum annuum cultivar UCD-10X-F1 chromosome 12, UCD10Xv1.1, whole genome shotgun sequence genomic region:
- the LOC107851434 gene encoding delta(12)-acyl-lipid-desaturase: protein MGAGGNMSTPTTKAEEKKNSLERVPISKPPFTIGDIKKAIPPHCFERSLIRSSSYLVQDLILVYVFYYIASTYIPVLPTPYQYLAWPLYWIFQGSFSTGLWVIAHECGHQSFSDYQWLNDTVGFVLHSALLTPYFSWKYSHRRHHANTNSLENDENHVPKLKTKLRWYTKLYINNPVGRLFILMFTLTAGLPLYYAINVAGKPYERFASHYDPYSPIYNDRERLQIIISDVGLIATSYVLYRVAMAQGLTWLICIYGVPVVIVNSFIVLITLLHHTHLSLPHYDSSEWSWIRGALATVDRDYGVLTKIFHNITDTHVLHHLFSNIPHYNAMEATKAIKPVLGEYYQFDGTPFYKAIWRDFECIYVEKDEGSQDQGIFWYKQN, encoded by the coding sequence ATGGGTGCTGGTGGCAATATGTCTACTCCAACAACTAAAgcagaagagaagaaaaattctcTCGAAAGAGTGCCAATTTCGAAGCCTCCATTTACAATTGGTGATATCAAGAAGGCTATCCCTCCTCACTGCTTTGAACGATCTCTCATTCGTTCGTCCTCCTATCTTGTTCAGGATCTCATACTTGTCTACGTCTTTTATTACATTGCCTCCACTTACATCCCTGTCCTTCCAACCCCGTATCAGTATCTAGCATGGCCTCTTTACTGGATCTTTCAAGGTTCTTTTAGCACCGGATTATGGGTCATTGCCCACGAATGCGGCCATCAGTCCTTTAGTGATTACCAATGGCTGAATGACACTGTTGGTTTCGTCCTCCACTCTGCACTTTTAACACCATATTTCTCATGGAAATACAGTCATCGTCGTCACCATGCCAACACTAATTCCCTTGAGAACGATGAAAATCATGTCCCTAAGCTTAAAACCAAACTAAGATGGTACACCAAATTATACATAAATAATCCAGTAGGAAGATTATTCATACTTATGTTCACCCTCACTGCTGGCTTGCCTTTATACTATGCCATCAATGTAGCCGGTAAGCCCTATGAGCGCTTTGCAAGTCACTATGATCCATATAGCCCGATTTACAATGACCGTGAGAGACTTCAAATCATCATCTCAGATGTAGGTTTGATTGCAACTAGTTATGTATTGTATCGCGTTGCTATGGCACAAGGGCTAACTTGGCTCATATGTATCTATGGGGTGCCAGTCGTAATTGTGAACAGCTTCATAGTGTTGATCACTTTATTACACCATACTCACCTTTCATTGCCACACTATGATTCGTCCGAATGGAGCTGGATTCGAGGAGCTCTAGCTACTGTAGACAGGGACTACGGTGTGCTGACTAAGATCTTCCACAACATTACAGATACACATGTTTTGCATCATCTGTTCTCAAACATACCACATTACAATGCAATGGAGGCAACTAAAGCTATCAAGCCAGTACTCGGAGAATACTACCAATTCGATGGAACTCCATTTTACAAAGCAATATGGAGGGATTTTGAATGCATCtatgttgagaaagatgaaggaTCTCAAGACCAAGGCATTTTCTGGTATAAACAGAACTAG